CCAGTTGTCCAATGGAGCGCCAACCTTAATCACTTCTGCACCGTTATTTCTAAATCGTTGAATAGCTTCAGCCGATACAGAATCGTCGACATAAAAACGACATGTCCAACCAGGGAAAAGCACAGGCGCAAGCTGGGTATTTAATACGGCAGGCTCAATATATTTGGAATTATTGCCAAATAAAGAAAAGGAGATAATCCGTTTGCCGTTTTTTGGAGCTGGTGTTGGAATGATTTCATGTTCTAGGTCTGGGATGGCTTTATCTTTTAGAACCAAAGCCTGATGACCGTAAAATCCGGTTTTTTCCCAATTATCTAGAGCGCCATAAGCATGGGCAAGTAAATCCAAAGCAGGAATATAGGTGCTATCCAGCTCTAACGTTTTCATTTCAGCCTCAATGGCTTTTTCCCATTTCAATTGCTTCAGATAGGCATAAGCAACTTTATGATGAAATTCTGCAGATTGCGGATTGAGAAGGCAAAGAATCTCGGCACGTTTTAGCGCTTCCTCGTAATTTTCCTCTTCGATAAAAGAGTGATATGCTTGTTCAAATTTTTGTTGAATCTTTTCGTTACTCATAATAGGGACTATTCTAAATTTATGATTGTTTTATTGGAGAAAGTATAGATTGTAAGAGTAGATAGGGCTAAAGCGCCAGTAATAATAGAGATATAGAGTGTTTGAATGTGGCAATTAAGAGTAAAGCCGCAGGACTATTTATCTTTGGGTATCTGTTTTATCTATCGAACGATAAAATCCAATAAATTTTAAATTATTTAAATACAGATAGTTGTGAAAAATTTTTTAATTTTTTTAAAATCGGGTGTTGACTGGTTTTGTTGGGAGGCGTATAGTTCGGTTCTTCGCTGCTGACGCGGTGAAGAAAACGAAGCAGACAGTATAACACAGTTAGTTAGAATTTTCGATAATTTTAGTTGACATTTGCTAAATGTACTGTATAATTCGATTCGCTCTTTAAAAAACAGATTACCGATAAGTGTGAGTGCATTAGGCCTCACACTGTTTAAAAGACAGACAAGATAATGTTTTAGACATTGTCCTGTCGGTTTCTTTGAAGCAGACCAGAAGTTATAAGTTAGAGATTGAACATAAGAGTTTGATCCTGGCTCAGATTGAACGCTGGCGGCATGCTTTACACATGCAAGTCGGACGGCAGCACAGAGAAGCTTGCTTCTTGGGTGGCGAGTGGCGAACGGGTGAGTAATATATCGGAACGTACCGAGTAATGGGGGATAACTAATCGAAAGATTAGCTAATACCGCATATTCTCTGAGGAGGAAAGCAGGGGACCTTCGGGCCTTGCGTTATTCGAGCGGCCGATATCTGATTAGCTAGTTGGTGGGGTAAAGGCCTACCAAGGCGACGATCAGTAGCGGGTCTGAGAGGATGATCCGCCACACTGGGACTGAGACACGGCCCAGACTCCTACGGGAGGCAGCAGTGGGGAATTTTGGACAATGGGCGCAAGCCTGATCCAGCCATGCCGCGTGTCTGAAGAAGGCCTTCGGGTTGTAAAGGACTTTTGTCAGGGAAGAAAAGGCTGTTGCTAATACCGACAGCTGATGACGGTACCTGAAGAATAAGCACCGGCTAACTACGTGCCAGCAGCCGCGGTAATACGTAGGGTGCGAGCGTTAATCGGAATTACTGGGCGTAAAGCGAGCGCAGACGGTTACTTAAGCAGGATGTGAAATCCCCGGGCTCAACCTGGGAACTGCGTTCTGAACTGGGTGACTAGAGTGTGTCAGAGGGAGGTAGAATTCCACGTGTAGCAGTGAAATGCGTAGAGATGTGGAGGAATACCGATGGCGAAGGCAGCCTCCTGGGATAACACTGACGTTCATGCTCGAAAGCGTGGGTAGCAAACAGGATTAGATACCCTGGTAGTCCACGCCCTAAACGATGTCAATTAGCTGTTGGGCAACTTGATTGCTTAGTAGCGTAGCTAACGCGTGAAATTGACCGCCTGGGGAGTACGGTCGCAAGATTAAAACTCAAAGGAATTGACGGGGACCCGCACAAGCGGTGGATGATGTGGATTAATTCGATGCAACGCGAAGAACCTTACCTGGTCTTGACATGTACGGAATCCTCCAGAGACGGAGGAGTGCCTTCGGGAACCGTAACACAGGTGCTGCATGGCTGTCGTCAGCTCGTGTCGTGAGATGTTGGGTTAAGTCCCGCAACGAGCGCAACCCTTGTCATTAGTTGCCATCATTTAGTTGGGCACTCTAATGAGACTGCCGGTGACAAGCCGGAGGAAGGTGGGGATGACGTCAAGTCCTCATGGCCCTTATGACCAGGGCTTCACACGTCATACAATGGTCGGTACAGAGGGTAGCCAAGCCGCGAGGTGGAGCCAATCTCACAAAACCGATCGTAGTCCGGATTGCACTCTGCAACTCGAGTGCATGAAGTCGGAATCGCTAGTAATCGCAGGTCAGCATACTGCGGTGAATACGTTCCCGGGTCTTGTACACACCGCCCGTCACACCATGGGAGTGGGGGATACCAGAAGTAGGTAGGGTAACCGCAAGGAGCCCGCTTACCACGGTATGCTTCATGACTGGGGTGAAGTCGTAACAAGGTAGCCGTAGGGGAACCTGCGGCTGGATCACCTCCTTTCTAGAGAAAGAAGAGGTCTGATGCATTCACACTTATCGGTAAACTGTAAAAGATGCGGAAGAGAAAAGCTTGAGTGAAGACAAGATTCGCTTAAGAAGAGAATCCGGGTTTGTAGCTCAGCTGGTTAGAGCACACGCTTGATAAGCGTGGGGTCGGAGGTTCAAGTCCTCCCAGACCCACCAAGAACGGGGGCATAGCTCAGTTGGTAGAGCACCTGCTTTGCAAGCAGGGGGTCATCGGTTCGATCCCGTTTGCCTCCACCAAGAACTTTACAAATCAAAGGAAGCCTGCTATACTTAGCAGCTTATTTTGATTTGCGAAGTGAAATATCGACGCATCGATCTTTAACAAATTGGAAAGCCGAAATCAACAAACAAAGACAATGAGTTTGTTTTGATTTTTTGTTCTTTGCAAAGGATAAAAAATCTCTCGCAAGAGAAAAGAAAACAAACACAGTATTTGGGTGATGATTGTATCGACTTAATCCTGAAACACAAAAGGCAGGATTAAGACACAACAAAGTAGTAAGCTTTATCAAAGTAGGAATTTCAAGTTTGCTTCCCTAGTCAACGGGTAGGCAAACGAAGTCAAAGAGGTTCTTGAAATGATAGAGTCAAGTGAATAAGTGCATCAGGTGGATGCCTTGGCGATGATAGGCGACGAAGGACGTGTAAGCCTGCGAAAAGCGTGGGGGAGCTGGCAATAAAGCTATGATCCCGCGATGTCCGAATGGGGAAACCCACCTCTTAGGAGGTATCCTTATCTGAATACATAGGATAAGCGAAGCGAACCCGGAGAACTGAACCATCTAAGTACCCGGAGGAAAAGAAATCAACCGAGATTCCGCAAGTAGTGGCGAGCGAACGCGGAGGAGCCTGTACGTAATAACTGTCGAGATAGAAGAACAAGCTGGGAAGCTTGACCATAGTGGGTGATAGTCCCGTATTCGAAATCTCAACAGTGGTACTAAGCGTACGAAAAGTAGGGCGGGACACGTGAAATCCTGTCTGAATATGGGGGGACCATCCTCCAAGGCTAAATACTCATCATCGACCGATAGTGAACCAGTACCGTGAGGGAAAGGCGAAAAGAACCCCGGGAGGGGAGTGAAATAGAACCTGAAACCTGATGCATACAAACAGTGGGAGCACCCTTGTGGTGTGACTGCGTACCTTTTGTATAATGGGTCAACGACTTACATTCAGTAGCGAGCTTAACCGAATAGGGGAGGCGTAGGGAAACCGAGTCTTAATAGGGCGAACAGTTGCTGGGTGTAGACCCGAAACCGAGTGATCTATCCATGGCCAGGTTGAAGGTGCCGTAACAGGTACTGGAGGACCGAACCCACGCATGTTGCAAAATGCGGGGATGAGCTGTGGATAGGGGTGAAAGGCTAAACAAACTCGGAGATAGCTGGTTCTCCCCGAAAACTATTTAGGTAGTGCCTCGAGCAAGACACTGATGGGGGTAAAGCACTGTTATGGCTAGGGGGTTATTGCAACTTACCAACCCATGGCAAACTAAGAATACCATCAAGTGGTTCCTCGGGAGACAGACAGCGGGTGCTAACGTCCGTTGTCAAGAGGGAAACAACCCAGACCGCCAGCTAAGGTCCCAAATGATAGATTAAGTGGTAAACGAAGTGGGAAGGCCCAGACAGCCAGGATGTTGGCTTAGAAGCAGCCATCATTTAAAGAAAGCGTAATAGCTCACTGGTCGAGTCGTCCTGCGCGGAAGATGTAACGGGGCTCAAATCTATAACCGAAGCTGCGGATGCCAGTTTACTGGCATGGTAGGGGAGCGTTCTGTAGGCCGATGAAGGTGCATTGTAAAGTGTGCTGGAGGTATCAGAAGTGCGAATGTTGACATGAGTAGCGATAAAGCGGGTGAAAAGCCCGCTCGCCGAAAGCCCAAGGTTTCCTACGCAACGTTCATCGGCGTAGGGTGAGTCGGCCCCTAAGGCGAGGCAGAAATGCGTAGTCGATGGGAAACAGGTTAATATTCCTGTACTTGATTCAAATGCGATGTGGGGACGGAGAAGGTTAGGTTAGCAAGCTGTTGGAATAGCTTGTTTAAGCCGGTAGGTGGAAGACTTAGGCAAATCCGGGTCTTCTTAACACCGAGAAGTGACGACGAGTGTCTACGGACATGAAGTAACCGATACCACGCTTCCAGGAAAAGCCACTAAGCTTCAGTTTGAATTGAACCGTACCGCAAACCGACACAGGTGGGCAGGATGAGAATTCTAAGGCGCTTGAGAGAACTCGGGAGAAGGAACTCGGCAAATTGATACCGTAACTTCGGGAGAAGGTATGCCCTCTAAGGTTAAGGACTTGCTCCGTAAGCCCTGGAGGGTCGCAGAGAATAGGTGGCTGCGACTGTTTATTAAAAACACAGCACTCTGCTAACACGAAAGTGGACGTATAGGGTGTGACGCCTGCCCGGTGCTGGAAGGTTAATTGAAGATGTGCAAGCATCGGATCGAAGCCCCAGTAAACGGCGGCCGTAACTATAACGGTCCTAAGGTAGCGAAATTCCTTGTCGGGTAAGTTCCGACCCGCACGAATGGCGTAACGATGGCCACACTGTCTCCTCCCGAGACTCAGCGAAGTTGAAGTGGTTGTGAAGATGCAATCTACCCGCTGCTAGACGGAAAGACCCCGTGAACCTTTACTGTAGCTTTGCATTGGACTTTGAAGTCACTTGTGTAGGATAGGTGGGAGGCTTTGAAGCAGAGACGCCAGTCTCTGTGGAGCCGTCCTTGAAATACCACCCTGGTGTCTTTGAGGTTCTAACCCAGACCCGTAATCCGGGTCGGGGACCGTGCATGGTAGGCAGTTTGACTGGGGCGGTCTCCTCCCAAAGAGTAACGGAGGAGTTCGAAGGTTACCTAGGTCCGGTCGGAAATCGGACTGATAGTGCAATGGCAAAAGGTAGCTTAACTGCGAGACCGACAAGTCGAGCAGGTGCGAAAGCAGGACATAGTGATCCGGTGGTTCTGTATGGAAGGGCCATCGCTCAACGGATAAAAGGTACTCCGGGGATAACAGGCTGATTCCGCCCAAGAGTTCATATCGACGGCGGAGTTTGGCACCTCGATGTCGGCTCATCACATCCTGGGGCTGTAGTCGGTCCCAAGGGTATGGCTGTTCGCCATTTAAAGTGGTACGTGAGCTGGGTTTAAAACGTCGTGAGACAGTTTGGTCCCTATCTGCAGTGGGCGTTGGAAGTTTGACGGGGGCTGCTCCTAGTACGAGAGGACCGGAGTGGACGAACCTCTGGTGTACCGGTTGTAACGCCAGTTGCATAGCCGGGTAGCTAAGTTCGGAAGAGATAAGCGCTGAAAGCATCTAAGCGCGAAACTCGCCTGAAGATGAGACTTCCCTTGTGGTTTAACCACACTAAAGAGTCGTTCGAGACCAGGACGTTGATAGGTGGGGTGTGGAAGCGCGGTAACGCGTGAAGCTAACCCATACTAATTGCTCGTGAGGCTTGACTCTATCATTTGAAGAACTTCAAAGATAAAAGCTTACTGACTGATTCAGTCATCACCATTTATACTGATTAAGGCTTTACCGATTTGTAACAGTTTAAGTTTGGCGGCCATAGCGAGTTGGTCCCACGCCTTCCCATCCCGAACAGGACCGTGAAACGACTCAGCGCCGATGATAGTGTGGTTCTTCCATGTGAAAGTAGGTCACCGCCAAACACCCATTCCGAAGCCCCCGACTGATGTCGGGGGCTTTTTACATGCCTGTCGTTTCTGTCGGTTTGGCGGCAGAATTGGGGTAACAGGTGTTGGGACCAAACATTGGGGTAGTGATGTGCCGGTGTTTATGGAGTAGTCGTGCATCTTGGTATTGGAATCGGAAATATTTACCCTGTTGTTATTCTTGCACAAAAGTACCGAAAGTTACGGTTAACCGTTTGGAATATTTGAAATTAAACGGTATTTGCGTTATTATGTCGTATGCATTTATATGGAGTAGGGCCGTGTTCTACTGTCGTGTGGCAGTGTCTGCGGGGAAGTAAAACCGTCCTGCAGCCGGCCCGGTTGATTCAATCCAACACGTTATAGGAAAACCCTGATGAAGAAATTTTTATTTGGTGTCTTTGCCGCCGTGTGTACGGCATTCTCTTTGGCTGCCGTGAATGTCAATACGGCCTCTTCTGCCGAGCTGGAGGCATTGCCGGGTATCGGCCCGGCTAAGGCGAAAGCGATTGTGGAATACCGTCAGAAGAACGGTGCGTTCAAATCGGTGGAGGAGCTGAAAAACGTGAAGGGCATCGGTGATGCGGTGCTGAACAAGTTGAAGGCGGAGGCGACGGTTTCTTCTGCCGCGCCTAAGGCTGCACAGCCTGCCGTGAAAAAATAAGCCGGACTCTGCCTATATGCCGCCCTGCGGCCGAACCGTTTGCCGGTTGGGCCACGGGGCGGCTTTGTTTGGGGGTGGCAATGAGAGCTTGGACCACTGGGGGCTTTATATTGGGTAAAGGGATAAACGGATAAGGTGCCTCTTGTTGGATAGGGATATAAAAGATAAAGGGAATTAAAGATATGTACTTAAAAACATTTGTTGGCAAACGGAATGGAGCAACTGTGCAGAGGGGGTACTCTTTGATACAGCTGTTGGTGGTGATACTGCTGGTTTCGATCTTGGCGACGTAAGATATTAGGCCGTCTGAAAGATACTTAAAATTAGCTTTCAGACGGCCTTGTTGTAAGATGAGTTTTTGATATTGGCGTACTTTTTTAAATACAGATAAAATCCCTGCTAATTATTTATAACGATATTTTTAGGATACACAGTGCTTGCTTTGGATTATTGTCACCAAAAGGCTGCAGAAAGCCATTCCAGTTTTTTATCCGGCTTTCGTTTTTTATCGGTAGAAAAACGGAATGCGATCACTGTTTTATATGCTTTTTGTCGCGAACTAGATGATGTGGTTGATGGTTGTACCGATCTAAATGTAGCTCAGATAACGTTGAACTGGTGGCGCAGTGATTTGGAGAAAGTATTCAACAATGAGATGCCTGAGCATCCCGTTCATCAAGCTTTAAAAGATATTCGGGCAAGTTTTGATTTGCCGAAGAATGAATTTGAAGCTTTGATTGATGGCATGCAGATGGATTTGGAGCAGGCTCGTTATGGTAGTTTTGATGAATTAAAACTGTATTGTCATCGTGTTGCTGGAGTAGTGGGGTGTCTTATTGCACGGATTTTAGGTTTTTCAAATCCCCAAACTTTGGAATATGCGGACAAAATGGGCTTGGCTTTGCAGTTGACGAACATTATTCGTGATGTGGGCGAAGATGCGCGGCAGGGAAGAATTTATCTGCCGATAGAGGAAATGCAGAAATTTGATGTGCCTGCCAACGTCATTATGCAGTGCAAACCGACAGACAATTTTGCGAAATTAATGCAGTTTCAAGTGGATAGGGCGCGTGAAACTTATCGTGAGGCTATGTTGCTTTTGCCGGCTGCGGATAAGAAATCGCAAAAAGTCGGTCTGATTATGGCGGCTATTTATTATGCGTTGTTAAATGAAATCGACCGCGATGGTGTGCAAAATGTGTTGACTTACAAAATTGCGATTCCTTCTCCCCGTAAAAAACGTATTGCTTTGAAAACTTGGCTGTTTGGATTTAAACCATGAATACTCAGCGTCCAAAAATTGCTGTGATTGGTGCCGGTTGGGCAGGTCTGTCTGCGGCGGTTTCTCTGATTCATCGAGCTGATATTGCTTTGTTTGAGGCTGGGAGACAGGCTGGCGGTAGAGCGCGTGCCTTAGCCGGGAAAAATGATGGATTCAGCTTTTTGGATAATGGGCAGCATATCTTGTTGGGCGCGTATCATGGTGTTCAAACTTTGATGCAACATATTGGCGTTCAACCCGAGTCAGCCTTTTTACGCCAGCCTTTGCAATGGTACATCCATGAAGGATTACAGTTTCAGACGGCCTCTCTGCCTGCGCCTTGGCATTTGCTTGTCGGCATCCTACGTGTGAAAAATCTTTCTTTTTCATTGAAAATCAAATTGCTGTCGGATATGTCGGCATTGCGACGTTGGGCAGCTCATCATAAAACCGATTTGACGGTTGCAAAGTGGTTGAGAACACGAAATGTTCCGCGCAGCCTGCTTGGCCAATTTTGGCAACCTTTGGTTTGGAGTGCTTTAAATACACCGTTAGAACAGGCATCGTTGCGCATTTTATGTAATGTATTGAATGATGGTGTGTGGTCTGAAAAGGCGAACAGTGATTATCTTTTGCCTAAGCAGGATTTAGGGCGGATCGTAGCCGAACCGGCTTTGGATTTTCTGCACAAGCATGGTGCAAAGATACATCTTGAAACTCGTGTTTCCCATTTAAACCATCATATTGATGGACGAATTGAAATCAATGGCGAAGTATTTGATGCGGTTGTTTTGGCTGTTGCGCCATATCATGTTGACGCGCTTTTGCCTGAAGATACGCCTGACTATATTCAGACGGCCTATCAATCGTTGCATTACCATGCGATTACTACGGTTTATTTGCGTTATGCCCAAACAGTCAAACTACCTGCGCCTTTAACCGGTCTTGACGATGGTACGGCGCAATGGGTGCTGCATCGGGGGGCATTGGGTTTGCCGGATAATGAAGTCGCGGTTGTCATCAGCGTTTCCGATTACACCGAGGCTTGGAAGGATAAAGATTTAGCCGAGAAAATTCATGCGGACATTAAGCGGGTTTGTCCGGATTTGGATAAACCCGAAGCCGTACGCATTATTACGGAAAAACGCGCGACTACGGCGGCAACGGTTGATTTTGTACAACCTGATTTCTCATGGCTGCACCATCGCCGTATTTATCCGGCCGGCGACTACCTCCATCCGCGCTATCCTGCAACATTGGAAGCGGCGGTTCAGTCAGGTTTTGCCGCGGCTGAAAAGCTTATGCTGGATTTGCGGTTTGAATAAACTGAGGCCGTCTGAATGTTCAGACGGCCTTTTTGACTTTACAAAACTTACCAAGCCGATACAATATCCGAAACCATAAAGTTCAAGGAAAAGTCATGACGACATTAGCGGACAAAACCATCTTGGTTACCGGCGCATCCCAAGGCTTGGGCGAGCAGGTTGCCAAAGCCTATGCGGCGGCCGGAGCGACTGTCATTTTGGTGGCGCGTCATCAAAAGCGTTTGGAAAAAGTATATGATGCCATTGTGGCTGCGGGCAGCCCAGAGCCGTTTGCCATCTGCTTTGATTTGATGAGCGCTGAGGAAAAAGAATTTAAACAGTTTGCGGAAACCATTGATGAAGCTACCGGCGGAAAATTGGATGGCGTGGTGCATTGCGCCAGCTATTTCTATGCCTTGTCGCCATTGGATTTCCAAACCGTATCGGAATGGGTCAACCAATACCGTATCAATACCGTTGCGCCTATGGGCCTGACCCGTGCGCTGTTCCCATTGTTGAAGCAATCCGAAGACGCTTCTGTGATTTTTGTCGGCGAAAGCCACGGCGAAAAACCGCAAGCCTATTGGGGCGGTTTCGGAGCTTCTAAAGCCGCGCTTAATTATTTGTGTAAAGTGGCCGCGGACGAGTGGGAACGTTTTGACAATCTGCGTGCCAATGTTTTGGTGCCGGGGGCCATCAATTCGCCGCAACGTATCAAATCCCATCCGGGCGAATCGAAAAGCGAACGTAAAAACTACGAAGATGTCCTGCCGCAATTTATTTGGTGGGCAAGTCGAGAGAGCAGGGGGCGGACAGGCGAAATCGTCTATCTGTAAATCTACCTGCTCAGAGTGGTTTGAGAACATGAGGCCGTCTGAAATCTGTATTTTCAGACGGCCTTTAACTTATTGAGTTTTATATCTAAATAATATGGAAGTTTGATGTTTGACGTTTTAGCAGGCAAACATTAGGCTGGCACAAAATTAGATATAGTAATCTAAGTTATAGTTATATTGGATAAATATGACGGAATTTGACTTTATCAGACAATATTTGCAGCGACAAAAATCGGAAGGTTTGATTTTGGGCATAGGCGATGATGCCGCTATTATTCGCCCAAGTAACGGATTTGATTTATGTTTTAGCGCTGATATGTTGGTTAAGGGTAGACATTTTTTTGAAGATGTTTTGCCCGAAGATTTGGCATGGAAAATGCTTGCAGTAAATTTGTCCGATATGGCCGCAATGGGTGCCAAGCCACGTTGGGTGTTGCTCAGTGCTGCCTTGCCTGAATTGAATCAAGACTGGCTCAAACGTTTTTGCGATAGCTTTTTTGCTTTGGCCGCGCGTTTTGATACGGTGTTGATTGGTGGCGATACCACTAAAGGTGATTTGGTCTTTAATGTAACGATAGTAGGTGAAGTTCCGACAGGGCGTGCCCTGCGGCGTGATGCGGCCGAAGTCGGCGACGATATTTGGGTATCGGGTCGGTTGGGTTTGGCTGCTGCTGCGTTGAACAAACATCTTGGGCATTATCAATTGCCGTCTGAAATCATGGCAGTTTGCGATGATAAATTGCTCCGTCCGGAGCCGCGCGTTTCATTGGGTCAGGCATTGTTGCCGTTTGCCCATGCCGCGCAAGATGTTTCAGACGGCCTGGCTCAAGATGTGGGGCATATTTTAAAAGCCTCTGCTGTCGGTGCAGAAATATTTGCCGATTGTGTGCCGTCGTTGCCTGAATTGAAAAACGTTTTGTCGCGCGAACAATGGTTGTCGGCAGTATTGGCCGGCGGCGATGATTATGAACTGATTTTTACTGCTGCTCCAAAAGACAGTGAACGCGTTTGTCAGGCAGCGGAACAAAGTGGCGTACCGGTTGCCCGAATTGGTAAAATTACTGACTCAGGCCGTCTGAATATTTTGGATGCCAAAGGCGGCGTATTGGAACTGACTTCTTTAGGATTTGATCATTTTGGCTGAACGTAAACCTACTTTTTCTTGGCTGTTGCACAAACCATTGTGTTTTTTAGGATTCGGTTTCGGCAGCGGCTTGTCGCCGGTTGCGCCGGGTACGGCCGGAACGCTGGCAGCATTACCTCTGGCTTTTGTATTGTGCCTGTTGGGCATAGACGGCTGGATATTGCTTTTATTGTGTATCGCCTTGTTTTTCTGGGGTATCCGCATTTGCGGTTATACCGAGAGGGAACTGGGTATTCAGGATTACGGCGGTATCGTCTGGGATGAAATTGTCGCGATGCTGCTGGTGCTGTCGCTGATTCCTTTTAAATGGAGCTGGTGGCTGGCGGCTTTTGTTATTTTCCGCTTGTTTGATGCGTTGAAACCATGGCCGATCAAATGGTTTGACCGGCGGATTCATGGAGGTTTGGGCATTATGCTTGATGATTTGATTGCGGCTGCGATGACCTTGATGGTCTTGGGCCTGTTTTATTGGATCGCGTGATGCGCTTTAAGTGTTTCGACCCTTTGCAAAAATAGGGCGGGCACGCCGGAATTATCCGGATTGAAATAAAATAAATACCATACGGGGTAAACAATTATGAATGAAATCGAGATTAACGTGGAGCCGCGTTATATGGCCGGTCAGAGCGACGTCTATCGCGACCGCTATGCCTTCAATTATCTGATTACCATCTGCAACCGCAGTGATGAAATCATTACTTTGCGTCAGCGTTTTTGGGAAATCACCGACGGACACGGTGAGACAGAGCAGGTTGGTCATGCCGGCCTGATTGAAGAGCAACCTGTTTTGTACCCGGGCGAAGCCTATGAGTACAACAGTGGTTCGCAAATCAGCACGCCTTGGGGCAGCATCGAAGGCGCGTATGAGTTTGAAGACAGCATCGGCAAACGTTTCGTTATCGGGGTGCCGAAGCTTGAATTCAAAGCAGGCTTTACTTTGCAATAGGCCGTCTGAAAAATGAAAAACCGGAACATGGGAAATGTTCCGGTTTTGTTTTTTCAGACGGCCTCATCAGTCTTTGCAAGGCTGTACCAATACCCACGGCGCCACGACAACCGCCCACATTTCTTGCTTATCCGCTAAAAATGTGCGCGCCATATCATCGCTGATGGCACCGAATTTGCCTTGTTCCATCCATTGTTTCAATGGCGCGGCTTCATCTTCGGCAACATGGTGGGCGACGGCAATCAAATCCAAATCGGGCGCAACATAGACGGCGGCACCGCGTGCGAAGTGGGGTTGCAGCTCTTCCCATGAAATGCGGGCGGTTTCGGTATTGAGTTTTTCGTTTAAGAGTGGA
The sequence above is a segment of the Neisseria perflava genome. Coding sequences within it:
- a CDS encoding ComEA family DNA-binding protein — encoded protein: MKKFLFGVFAAVCTAFSLAAVNVNTASSAELEALPGIGPAKAKAIVEYRQKNGAFKSVEELKNVKGIGDAVLNKLKAEATVSSAAPKAAQPAVKK
- a CDS encoding DUF2288 domain-containing protein, yielding MSIPLLNEKLNTETARISWEELQPHFARGAAVYVAPDLDLIAVAHHVAEDEAAPLKQWMEQGKFGAISDDMARTFLADKQEMWAVVVAPWVLVQPCKD
- a CDS encoding SDR family oxidoreductase, encoding MTTLADKTILVTGASQGLGEQVAKAYAAAGATVILVARHQKRLEKVYDAIVAAGSPEPFAICFDLMSAEEKEFKQFAETIDEATGGKLDGVVHCASYFYALSPLDFQTVSEWVNQYRINTVAPMGLTRALFPLLKQSEDASVIFVGESHGEKPQAYWGGFGASKAALNYLCKVAADEWERFDNLRANVLVPGAINSPQRIKSHPGESKSERKNYEDVLPQFIWWASRESRGRTGEIVYL
- a CDS encoding phosphatidylglycerophosphatase A: MAERKPTFSWLLHKPLCFLGFGFGSGLSPVAPGTAGTLAALPLAFVLCLLGIDGWILLLLCIALFFWGIRICGYTERELGIQDYGGIVWDEIVAMLLVLSLIPFKWSWWLAAFVIFRLFDALKPWPIKWFDRRIHGGLGIMLDDLIAAAMTLMVLGLFYWIA
- the thiL gene encoding thiamine-phosphate kinase; protein product: MTEFDFIRQYLQRQKSEGLILGIGDDAAIIRPSNGFDLCFSADMLVKGRHFFEDVLPEDLAWKMLAVNLSDMAAMGAKPRWVLLSAALPELNQDWLKRFCDSFFALAARFDTVLIGGDTTKGDLVFNVTIVGEVPTGRALRRDAAEVGDDIWVSGRLGLAAAALNKHLGHYQLPSEIMAVCDDKLLRPEPRVSLGQALLPFAHAAQDVSDGLAQDVGHILKASAVGAEIFADCVPSLPELKNVLSREQWLSAVLAGGDDYELIFTAAPKDSERVCQAAEQSGVPVARIGKITDSGRLNILDAKGGVLELTSLGFDHFG
- the apaG gene encoding Co2+/Mg2+ efflux protein ApaG, whose protein sequence is MNEIEINVEPRYMAGQSDVYRDRYAFNYLITICNRSDEIITLRQRFWEITDGHGETEQVGHAGLIEEQPVLYPGEAYEYNSGSQISTPWGSIEGAYEFEDSIGKRFVIGVPKLEFKAGFTLQ
- the hpnD gene encoding presqualene diphosphate synthase HpnD, coding for MLALDYCHQKAAESHSSFLSGFRFLSVEKRNAITVLYAFCRELDDVVDGCTDLNVAQITLNWWRSDLEKVFNNEMPEHPVHQALKDIRASFDLPKNEFEALIDGMQMDLEQARYGSFDELKLYCHRVAGVVGCLIARILGFSNPQTLEYADKMGLALQLTNIIRDVGEDARQGRIYLPIEEMQKFDVPANVIMQCKPTDNFAKLMQFQVDRARETYREAMLLLPAADKKSQKVGLIMAAIYYALLNEIDRDGVQNVLTYKIAIPSPRKKRIALKTWLFGFKP
- the hpnE gene encoding hydroxysqualene dehydroxylase HpnE, yielding MNTQRPKIAVIGAGWAGLSAAVSLIHRADIALFEAGRQAGGRARALAGKNDGFSFLDNGQHILLGAYHGVQTLMQHIGVQPESAFLRQPLQWYIHEGLQFQTASLPAPWHLLVGILRVKNLSFSLKIKLLSDMSALRRWAAHHKTDLTVAKWLRTRNVPRSLLGQFWQPLVWSALNTPLEQASLRILCNVLNDGVWSEKANSDYLLPKQDLGRIVAEPALDFLHKHGAKIHLETRVSHLNHHIDGRIEINGEVFDAVVLAVAPYHVDALLPEDTPDYIQTAYQSLHYHAITTVYLRYAQTVKLPAPLTGLDDGTAQWVLHRGALGLPDNEVAVVISVSDYTEAWKDKDLAEKIHADIKRVCPDLDKPEAVRIITEKRATTAATVDFVQPDFSWLHHRRIYPAGDYLHPRYPATLEAAVQSGFAAAEKLMLDLRFE